Proteins from a single region of Trichoderma asperellum chromosome 3, complete sequence:
- a CDS encoding uncharacterized protein (TransMembrane:1 (i12-29o)) has product MNSSKLASRSYRLFLVTAVGYCSYLAWTICSTEEKPKPVTPAAEKKNLVVLGTGWGSVSFLKDLDIDNYNVFVISPRNYFLFTPLLPSCTTGLVEGHSLMEPIRNFFKGKSAVEFYEAEATEVDPERRVVHIKRNHTIQGEVAQSVIPYDMLVVGVGADNATFNVPGVEEHSCFLKNANDAQKIRNRITDCIETALCKGRSSDEIQKLLHFVVVGGGPTGVEFAAELQDYYKDGLRDRFPDIMDAFRITLIEALPNVLPMFSKQLMDYTESTLKAEAINVLTKASVKEVSKDDIRVEVTKPDGTKDIQTIPYGLLVWATGNKQKGIIENLAMRLNKQQDSRRGLVVDGCLAVQGAHNIWALGDCANSKLPPTAQVAHQQGSYLANVFNAMARTPSSGGPEVQPFDYNHQGALAYIGMDKAVADLNLLGFNISSHGFFTFLFWKAAYLNMCLSARSRFLVTTDWMKARVFGRDMFRE; this is encoded by the exons ATGAACTCCAGCAAACTGGCATCACGATCGTACCGCCTCTTTCTGGTTACAGCCGTCGGATACTGCAGCTACTTAGCTTGGACGATCTGTTCAACTGAAGAGAAACCCAAACCTGTTACACCAGCcgctgagaagaagaacctAGTAGTCTTAG GTACCGGATGGGGTTCCGTATCCTTTCTAAAAGACCTTGATATCGACAACTACAATGTCTTTGTCATTTCACCGCGCAACTATTTCCTCTTTACTCCTCTACTCCCCTCATGTACCACAGGTCTTGTGGAAGGGCACTCGCTGATGGAGCCGATCCGCAATTTCTTCAAGGGTAAAAGTGCCGTGGAGTTCTATGAAGCCGAAGCAACGGAGGTGGATCCCGAGAGACGTGTTGTTCACATCAAGCGCAACCACACGATACAAGGTGAAGTGGCACAATCCGTGATACCGTATGATATGTTGGTCGTCGGGGTAGGTGCGGATAACGCTACCTTCA ATGTCCCGGGTGTTGAAGAGCACTCTTGCTTCCTGAAGAACGCCAATGATGCCCAGAAAATTCGCAACCGGATAACAGATTGCATTGAAACTGCGCTCTGCAAGGGGCGAAGCAGTGATGAAATCCAAAAACTGCTTCACTTCGTGGTTGTTGGGGGTGGTCCAACCGGAGTTGAGTTTGCGGCCGAACTACAGGACTACTACAAGGACGGCCTCAGAGACCGTTTTCCAGACATCATGGATGCCTTTCGCATTACTCTAATTGAAGCACTTCCAAAT GTTCTACCAATGTTCTCAAAGCAGTTAATGGATTATACTGAATCTACACTGAAAGCTGAAGCAATCAATGTCCTAACAAAGGCAAGCGTGAAAGAGGTCAGCAAAGACGATATCAGGGTAGAGGTGACTAAGCCAGACGGCACCAAGGATATCCAGACTATCCCCTATGGCCTGCTTGTGTGGGCTACAGGAAATAAGCAAAAGGGAATTATTGAGAACCTTGCAATGCGACTCAACAAGCAGCAAGACTCTCGACGCGGCCTAGTCGTAGATGGCTGTCTCGCCGTCCAGGGTGCGCACAATATATGGGCACTTGGAGATTGTGCCAACAGTAAACTTCCCCCAACTGCGCAAGTCGCCCACCAACAAGGCAGCTACTTAGCCAATGTCTTCAATGCAATGGCACGCACTCCGTCATCAGGAGGCCCCGAAGTCCAACCGTTTGACTACAATCACCAGGGCGCCCTAGCCTATATTGGCATGGACAAGGCTGTTGCAGACCTCAATCTTCTTGGATTTAACATCTCTAGTCATGGATTCTTcacatttcttttttggaaggctgcttatttaaatatgtGTTTAAGTG CCCGAAGCCGGTTTCTAGTAACAACAGACTGGATGAAAGCTAGGGTGTTTGGTAGGGATATGTTTCGggaataa
- a CDS encoding uncharacterized protein (EggNog:ENOG41), translated as MHLNTLFNVEECIRNLIDATKAFSEKCQLGYSISSSELAPARQNLLMLLAELQVLLFQPTDFLRSLASQVQILACLQWLGDFQALACIPLNNSVQIQEISDVVGVPEAQLSRILCMMTTAGFLYEPQPGYIAHTPLSASFVTRPSHLDAALFLAGTAAPAALNMAVATKSYGHTDSPYECAYSIAFNTAQSFQSSCGTNPKLKRQFVAYTRHMDSTDDETATELLGRLDWLKLGNARVADVVAESISPASALAKLYPSLNFVVQMNDTTSASNGYTMNNQLMDRILVQQRTSGQQQVVKDAAVYMVRLTSSVLVTPFSQLRTQILAELEAHVNVLSANPAATLILQVRVLPKTTSLEHYTAGTARVLDLSLLQLGSDRPMEITDIFALVDDVHHDGSGRLVIVKNMCVQNSAFVVLGVKYQAGPYVQ; from the exons ATGCATCTTAACACCTTGTTTAATGTTGAGGAATGCATTAGAAACCTCATAGACGCCACTAAGGCATTCAGTGAGAAATGCCAGCTTGGATATTCGATATCATCGAGTGAGCTCGCCCCAGCGAGACAGAACTTGCTCATGCTTCTGGCGGAGCTGCAAGTTCTGTTATTCCAGCCCACCGATTTCCTCCGCAGTTTAGCAAGTCAA GTCCAAATCCTTGCATGCCTTCAGTGGTTGGGGGATTTTCAAGCGCTTGCCTGCATTCCGTTAAATAATAGTGTTCAAATTCAGGAAATATCTGACGTTGTTGGCGTGCCAGAAGCACAGTTGAGCCGTATACTATGCATGATGACCACAGCTGGATTTCTTTACGAGCCACAGCCAGGCTACATCGCACACACTCCCCTCTCAGCCAGTTTCGTCACCCGGCCGTCTCATCTGGATGCCGCTCTGTTCCTAGCAGGGACGGCCGCCCCCGCTGCGTTGAACATGGCCGTAGCCACAAAGAGCTACGGCCATACTGATAGCCCTTATGAATGTGCTTACTCGATTGCATTTAACACAGCACAATCTTTCCAGTCGAGCTGTGGCACTAACCCAAAATTGAAGAGGCAGTTTGTGGCCTATACTCGTCATATGGATTCCACCGACGATGAAACTGCTACCGAGCTACTCGGTCGCCTTGATTGGCTCAAATTAGGCAACGCGCGAGTTGCAGAC GTGGTTGCTGAGTCCATATCACCTGCTTCAGCACTGGCTAAACTCTACCCATCATTGAACTTTGTCGTGCAAATGAACGACACCACATCTGCATCGAACGGCTATACGATGAATAACCAACTGATGGACCGCATTTTGGTGCAGCAGCGGACCAGTGGACAGCAACAGGTCGTAAAGGATGCGGCGGTATACATGGTACGCTTGACATCGTCAGTTCTGGTGACGCCTTTCTCCCAGCTTCGTACGCAGATTCTGGCGGAGCTGGAGGCACACGTAAACGTTCTGAGCGCAAACCCAGCGGCTACCTTGATCTTACAGGTGAGGGTTCTTCCTAAAACCACTTCTCTTGAACACTATACCGCGGGCACTGCTCGTGTCCTTGATCTGTCTCTGCTGCAATTAGGAAGCGATCGTCCCATGGAAATAACTGATATCTTTGCCTTGGTGGACGACGTTCATCATGATGGAAGTGGCAGGCTCGTCATTGTAAAGAATATGTGTGTGCAGAATAGTGCTTTTGTGGTCCTAGGAGTGAAGTACCAAGCCGGACCTTATGTACAATAA
- a CDS encoding uncharacterized protein (EggNog:ENOG41), with protein sequence MAAVATHDASLQAATIDRFVEGWKINSGEAWTELWADGCTNTILPFSLNCTPMSKSDVIRSKHFSNISNWKLEVYEILHDTAKGKSAIYATSSADTRFGDFKWAQEYAAFITLTEDRMKIGHITEMVDTAFFAEMGRQSAKFAAAGSK encoded by the exons ATGGCTGCAGTAGCCACCCACGACGCGTCTCTCCAGGCGGCGACGATTGATAGATTTGTCGAGGGATGGAAAATCAACTCTGGTGAAGCCTGGACAGAATTGTGGGCGGACGGCTGTACAAACACGATTCTACCATTTTCGCTCAATTGCACACCCATGTCCAAATCCGATGTCATTCGATCCAAACACTTTAGCAATATTTCAAATTGGAAG TTGGAGGTCTACGAAATCCTACACGACACGGCCAAGGGAAAATCTGCCATCTACGCAACATCAAGTGCAGATACGCGTTTTGGCGACTTTAAATGGGCGCAAGAGTATGCGGCCTTTATCACATTGACTGAGGACAGGATGAAGATTGGGCACATTACGGAAATGGTGGACACAGCATTTTTTGCCGAGATGGGAAGGCAGAGTGCGAAATTCGCCGCCGCAGGATCCAAATGA
- a CDS encoding uncharacterized protein (EggNog:ENOG41): MMTTAGFLYEPQPGYIAHTPLSASFVTRPSHLDAALFLAGTAAPAALNMAVATKSYGHTDSPYECAYSIAFNTAQSFQSSCGTNPKLKRQFVAYTRHMDSTDDETATELLGRLDWLKLGNARVADVVAESISPASALAKLYPSLNFVVQMNDTTSASNGYTMNNQLMDRILVQQRTSGQQQVVKDAAVYMVRLTSSVLVTPFSQLRTQILAELEAHVNVLSANPAATLILQVRVLPKTTSLEHYTAGTARVLDLSLLQLGSDRPMEITDIFALVDDVHHDGSGRLVIVKNMCVQNSAFVVLGVKYQAGPYVQ, from the exons ATGATGACCACAGCTGGATTTCTTTACGAGCCACAGCCAGGCTACATCGCACACACTCCCCTCTCAGCCAGTTTCGTCACCCGGCCGTCTCATCTGGATGCCGCTCTGTTCCTAGCAGGGACGGCCGCCCCCGCTGCGTTGAACATGGCCGTAGCCACAAAGAGCTACGGCCATACTGATAGCCCTTATGAATGTGCTTACTCGATTGCATTTAACACAGCACAATCTTTCCAGTCGAGCTGTGGCACTAACCCAAAATTGAAGAGGCAGTTTGTGGCCTATACTCGTCATATGGATTCCACCGACGATGAAACTGCTACCGAGCTACTCGGTCGCCTTGATTGGCTCAAATTAGGCAACGCGCGAGTTGCAGAC GTGGTTGCTGAGTCCATATCACCTGCTTCAGCACTGGCTAAACTCTACCCATCATTGAACTTTGTCGTGCAAATGAACGACACCACATCTGCATCGAACGGCTATACGATGAATAACCAACTGATGGACCGCATTTTGGTGCAGCAGCGGACCAGTGGACAGCAACAGGTCGTAAAGGATGCGGCGGTATACATGGTACGCTTGACATCGTCAGTTCTGGTGACGCCTTTCTCCCAGCTTCGTACGCAGATTCTGGCGGAGCTGGAGGCACACGTAAACGTTCTGAGCGCAAACCCAGCGGCTACCTTGATCTTACAGGTGAGGGTTCTTCCTAAAACCACTTCTCTTGAACACTATACCGCGGGCACTGCTCGTGTCCTTGATCTGTCTCTGCTGCAATTAGGAAGCGATCGTCCCATGGAAATAACTGATATCTTTGCCTTGGTGGACGACGTTCATCATGATGGAAGTGGCAGGCTCGTCATTGTAAAGAATATGTGTGTGCAGAATAGTGCTTTTGTGGTCCTAGGAGTGAAGTACCAAGCCGGACCTTATGTACAATAA
- a CDS encoding uncharacterized protein (EggNog:ENOG41), translating to MSSEAANGVCESKLIVLDIGLSANVPSMTTGAVLEFSTDGQLQRTLVQSQSLPDGIAADYASGRMFWTCMGKPGKRDGAIYSADMNGEDIKTVVSTGTINTPKQLTIDSVNKKIYFCDREGLRVYRCNLDGSDLECVISTGSEEDPEAMKDAENWCVGITVAPQLGKFYWTQKGPSKGGKGRIFCASISTPLGASSRSRPDVQCILGSLPEPIDLDIDEKSRILYWTDRGEIPFGNSLNRIQLNESGLPVEASSKPDVLTRHLNEAIGLKLDKKNGHIYITDLGGNLYRCDMDGQNKTKLYSDNQRALTGLTLI from the coding sequence ATGTCGTCAGAAGCCGCCAACGGTGTCTGCGAATCCAAGCTTATTGTTTTGGATATTGGGTTGTCGGCCAATGTCCCTTCGATGACTACAGGGGCCGTTCTGGAGTTCTCGACAGATGGACAGCTTCAACGAACTCTTGTCCAATCACAGTCTCTCCCTGACGGCATTGCTGCGGATTACGCCAGTGGCCGAATGTTTTGGACGTGTATGGGCAAACCAGGAAAGCGCGACGGCGCTATTTACTCAGCAGACATGAACGGCGAGGATATCAAAACTGTCGTGTCCACGGGAACCATCAATACCCCCAAACAGTTGACCATTGATAGCGTTAACAAGAAAATTTACTTTTGTGACCGCGAAGGGTTGCGTGTCTATCGCTGCAATCTTGATGGCAGCGACTTAGAATGCGTTATCTCAACTGGCAGCGAGGAGGATCCCGAAGCGATGAAAGACGCTGAAAACTGGTGTGTTGGCATCACCGTTGCGCCACAACTAGGAAAGTTTTATTGGACGCAAAAGGGTCCATccaaagggggaaaaggtCGGATCTTCTGCGCTAGCATCTCGACCCCATTGGGTGCGTCGTCAAGGTCCAGGCCGGATGTCCAGTGCATCTTGGGCAGCCTTCCAGAACCAATTGACCTTGATATCGATGAAAAGTCCCGCATTCTGTATTGGACTGACCGAGGAGAGATTCCTTTCGGTAACTCCTTGAACCGAATTCAGTTGAATGAATCTGGGTTGCCAGTGGAGGCATCGTCGAAACCTGACGTCCTTACACGCCACTTGAACGAGGCAATTGGACTAAAACTGGACAAAAAGAACGGccatatttatataaccgaCCTTGGTGGTAACTTATATCGCTGCGACATGGACGGCCAGAATAAAACGAAGCTATACTCAGATAATCAGCGAGCGCTCACTGGGCTGACTTTAATCTGA
- a CDS encoding uncharacterized protein (EggNog:ENOG41~TransMembrane:14 (i64-82o102-120i132-151o157-182i194-216o222-240i261-280o292-313i333-354o366-385i392-411o423-444i456-475o530-548i)) yields the protein MTAEDMGTKVGKPQSSAPQEQDVGSRSETTQGDETARNSQEPDAKSDAKEEVDDTFQGLATPKIILLMLSSLFSMMLVALDRTIVTTAIPAITNEFNSLPDVGWYGSAYLMTCGAFQLLFGKLYTFYSAKSVLFTSILLFEIGSAICGAAPNSATLIVGRAFAGVGAAGILAGSVTTVVYSVPLKRRPAVQGALGAFFGLAIILGPLIGGAFTTHVTWRWCFYINLPIGGVVMIIVAAFLKIPKQESTKLPWKDKVLGLDPLGTLCLVPSVICLVLALQWGGSIYAWNSARIIALLTLMSVLFIAFIAIQILLPKTAMIPPRIFKIRSIWAGVWQMAFLGAGMYIFIYYLPIWFQTVKGNSAVTSGVKLLPLMLGLLVSSIIYGATVEETGYYVHAGLLGAVIMIVGAGMLTTLDVDSNSGKWIGYQVLFGFGMGATVQTPNLAAQVVLSDKDVPIALALGFFAQLIGGSVSVPAGENVLTNQLIKRLAGFPGFDRNLVTSGGATALIDALPVDLKPTVLQVYNDAIRDVFRIGLILTCLIIIGAVLLENKNTRRPPKKDGDKKGDKTGPQDEEKTIDTATEVPQKE from the exons ATGACCGCAGAAGACATGGGCACAAAGGTTGGAAAACCTCAATCTTCGGCCCCTCAGGAGCAGGATGTGGGATCACGGTCGGAAACAACACAGGGCGACGAGACAGCACGCAACAGTCAGGAACCGGATGCCAAATCTGATGCCAAGGAGGAAGTTGACGATACCTTTCAGGGTCTTGCGACCCCGAAAATCATTCTCCTGATGCTGTCGTCTCTCTTCAGCATGATGTTGGTAGCTCTGGATAGAACCATTGTGACAACG GCGATTCCTGCCATCACCAATGAGTTTAATTCACTCCCTGATGTCGGCTGGTACGGGAGCGCATATTTAATGACCTGCGGTGCTTTTCAGCTCCTTTTTGGTAAACTCTATACCTTTTACTCTGCCAAGTCTGTTCTCTTCACAAGTATTCTACTCTTCGAGATTGGCTCTGCCATCTGTGGTGCTGCACCTAATTCAGCCACACTCATTGTGGGAAGAGCATTTGCTGGAGTTGGCGCGGCTGGTATTCTTGCTGGATCT GTCACGACCGTTGTTTACTCCGTCCCTCTGAAGAGGCGTCCGGCGGTGCAAGGTGCTCTGGGTGCCTTCTTCGGCCTTGCAATCATCCTGGGCCCTTTAATCGGAGGTGCATTTACCACTCATGTCACATGGAGATGGTGCTTCTACATCAATTTGCCCATTGGTGGAGTTGTCATGATCATTGTTGCGGCTTTCCTGAAAATTCCCAAACAAGAGTCAACAAAACTCCCATGGAAGGACAAGGTTTTGGGCCTAGATCCCCTGGGTACCTTGTGCCTTGTGCCCAGTGTCATATGCTTAGTATTGGCGCTCCAGTGGGGAGGTTCAATATACGcc TGGAATAGTGCACGCATCATAGCATTGTTGACTTTGATGTCAGTATTGTTTATTGCCTTCATCGCTATTCAAATCCTGCTTCCAAAGACTGCCATGATTCCACCGCGGATTTTCAAAATCCGCAGCATCTGGGCAGGCGTATGGCAGATGGCTTTTCTCGGTGCCGGCATGTACATTTTCA TTTATTACCTTCCAATCTGGTTCCAGACGGTCAAGGGTAACTCGGCTGTGACGTCCGGTGTCAAGCTGCTACCTTTGATGCTAGGACTGCTTGTTTCATCGATTATTTATGGAGCCACTGTGGAAGAGACTGGATACTATGTCCATGCCGGCCTCTTGGGCGCCGTTATAATGATCGTCGGCGCCGGGATGCTCACCACCCTCGACGTGGACTCGAACAGCGGCAAGTGGATCGGCTATCAGGTCCTGTTCGGGTTTGGCATGGGCGCCACCGTCCAAACGCCAAACCTTGCCGCGCAAGTGGTGCTGTCTGACAAGGATGTGCCGATTGCCCTTGCATTAGGATTTTTTGCCCAGCTCATCGGTGGATCGGTATCGGTCCCTGCCGGAGAGAACGTCTTGACCAATCAACTCATCAAGAGGCTAGCTGGCTTCCCTGGGTTTGACCGCAACCTCGTCACCTCTGGTGGAGCGACTGCATTGATTGATGCACTTCCAGTTGATTTGAAGCCCACAGTGCTTCAGGTGTACAACGACGCCATTCGGGATGTGTTTCGAATTGGCCTGATCTTGACGTGCTTGATTATTATTGGTGCAGTGCTTCTGGAGAACAAAAACACACGACGCCCCCCTAAGAAAGATGGCGACAAGAAGGGCGATAAGACTGGCCCTCAGGACGAGGAGAAAACGATTGATACAGCCACCGAGGTTCCACAGAAGGAATGA
- a CDS encoding uncharacterized protein (EggNog:ENOG41), with amino-acid sequence MASTTHEIVPSPDIYGPGTFVDKDFLAVPDDAQRVFEFLAKTTPGFTKDPQIWKSVKFDGHAEPMIPGPLKAPVVAAALHAMCGVVGNELLEARDGAKNRTVSINTDQAALWLGSVLTVNVNGFDLTAFARMGDTSKFFPHDFEKGVFDTPMRLRTTAIYPTKTPGVCYQLHGSLHAEPVLRAIGVDPATKCATPDDAYRVIREHVVKYTADELEMIMLKNGFCGSICYTPDGWRQTFMGKRLESHPLVNYARQIQAVPTPPVPMPVLADKRPLAGIKVVEMVRIIAGPVIGTTLAAFGADVIRINCSGLPDINALQLTLNAGVRTIDLDINKDDDLARLRELIQDADVFLQGFRPGSVARKGLGLNSVLEMAGKRGKGIVYVEENAYGPDGPFYERPGWQQIGDAASGSSYVTGRSLGYTDGTSVLPPLPISDMTTGLVGALGALMALRDRAIHGGSYHVLSSLVAADTISLHPEIGLYSPDVVRKNAETFQWGVMKPSQYVTELLMVVLNGWKKVYPEYLAENSPLMTKFQNSYWGPMQLLSPVVRLDDDAATPHWTSPPVPHCHFDCSISWL; translated from the exons ATGGCTTCAACAACCCACGAAATTGTTCCGAGCCCGGACATTTACGGCCCTGGTACCTTCGTCGACAAAGACTTCCTTGCCGTGCCCGATGATGCGCAACGCGTGTTCGAGTTTCTCGCCAAGACTACTCCAGGCTTTACTAAGGACCCTCAAATATGGAAGTCTGTGAAATTTGACGGACACGCGGAGCCCATGATCCCTGGGCCTTTGAAGGCTCCCGTCGTTGCCGCCGCTCTCCATGCCATGTGCGGTGTTGTCGGCAATGAATTGTTGGAAGCAAGAGATGGGGCCAAGAACCGCACAGTGTCAATCAATACGGACCAGGCCGCACTTTGGCTGGGGTCTGTTCTTACTGTCAACGTCAATGGTTTTGACCTTACGGCGTTTGCTCGCATGGGCGACACATCCAAGTTTTTCCCACACGACTTTGAAAAGGGTGTTTTTGACACCCCAATGAGATTGCGGACAACAGCCATTTATCCTACCAAAACACCTGGGGTTTGCTATCAGTTGCACGGGTCGCTACATGCCGAACCCGTTCTCCGAGCGATTGGTGTGGATCCCGCTACGAAGTGCGCCACCCCGGATGACGCCTACCGTGTCATCCGCGAACATGTCGTGAAGTACACCGCGGACGAGCTCGAGATGATCATGCTGAAAAATGGCTTTTGCGGTAGTATTTGCTATACCCCTGACGGGTGGAGGCAAACATTTATGGGAAAGCGATTGGAGAGCCACCCCCTTGTGAACTATGCTCGCCAAATCCAGGCAGTTCCCACTCCGCCAGTGCCGATGCCCGTTCTGGCAGACAAACGCCCATTGGCTGGAATCAAAGTGGTTGAGATGGTACGCATTATCGCTGGCCCAGTAATCGGAACTACCCTGGCCGCATTTGGTGCAGACGTCATTCGAATCAATTGCAGCGGCTTGCCTGACATCAAT GCCTTGCAACTCACCTTGAACGCAGGAGTGCGAACTATCGATCTGGATATCAACAAGGATGACGACTTGGCTCGACTGCGTGAGCTCATTCAAGATGCTGATGTTTTCCTACAAGGTTTCCGTCCTGGATCTGTTGCCAGGAAGGGTCTCGGCCTGAACAGTGTTCTAGAGATGGCGGGAAAGCGAGGTAAGGGCATTGTTTATGTCGAAGAGAACGCATACGGTCCCGATGGGCCGTTTTATGAACGACCAGGATGGCAGCAGATTGGAGATGCAGCATCTGGAAGCTCATATGTTACTGGACGATCGCTTGGTTACACTGATGGCACCAGTGTTCTCCCACCTCTGCCTATCTCAGATATGACTACTGGCCTGGTCGGAGCTCTAGGGGCATTGATGGCTCTGCGTGATCGTGCTATCCATGGAGGCTCTTATCATGTGCTGAGCTCCCTCGTCGCCGCTGATACAATCTCTTTGCATCCGGAGATTGGCTTGTATTCGCCGGATGTGGTGCGAAAGAATGCAGAAACTTTCCAGTGGGGTGTAATGAAGCCGTCGCAGTATGTCACCGAGTTGCTCATGGTCGTGCTTAATGGTTGGAAAAAGGTTTACCCCGAGTATCTTGCGGAGAACTCGCCGCTGATGACAAAGTTCCAAAATTCCTATTGGGGCCCTATGCAGCTGCTGAGTCCTGTTGTGAGgctggatgatgatgcagccaCTCCTCATTGGACTTCGCCTCCCGTTCCTCACTGCCATTTTGATTGCAGCATTTCATGGTTGTGA
- a CDS encoding uncharacterized protein (EggNog:ENOG41~TransMembrane:1 (o289-309i)), protein MQSQASSEEPLQNNTTLKLRDSCNACAVSKLKCNKEKPTCSRCAKKKIACNYVATKRKGRKRAQSSQSTALDRPSTADASPSPAAPKPIFNPLSRLEMWFAADYAISIEDYLSRCADSTDENSRASTPYPALSDNLMPMQLSDFATENDETLHLLTPQMLELLNCDVTNGVDQASADVSEVAGRKDANSDSAGSLAFFENSVIEPALRSDVEPLVPDDVPRSRRSEADSCCMLQVMAIVKQAFSNSSNSCENLDAMDICGTPGSNVFATNQQTINVIGEVLKCSCSQDGFILVMMSLIILRVLGQYISAARRPHLWCGRSGDSLGTYSPLSMSVHAFLDKTLSCPAGPGEPDEDDPAYMAAQRVLSELPYVQRLVNQLSIKLQNQGFSANMVGEIQISELGQQEDKGNSLPLPLGLFDQLNTDIRRNLKFLAGEVIATLRRE, encoded by the coding sequence ATGCAAAGCCAAGCATCTTCGGAAGAGCCGCTGCAAAACAACACGACGTTGAAACTTCGTGATAGCTGCAACGCATGCGCAGTATCCAAGTTGAAATGtaataaagaaaagccaACCTGTTCGCGTTGtgccaagaagaaaatcGCGTGCAATTATGTTGCTACAAAGAGAAAGGGGAGGAAACGCGCTCAATCAAGCCAGTCGACGGCTTTAGATAGACCAAGCACCGCCGATGCGAGTCCTTCGCCCGCAGCACCAAAGCCTATTTTCAATCCTCTAAGTCGATTAGAAATGTGGTTCGCGGCGGACTACGCCATATCGATTGAGGACTATCTATCGCGATGTGCTGATTCCACTGATGAAAATTCTAGAGCATCTACCCCGTACCCTGCTTTGTCAGATAACTTGATGCCAATGCAACTCTCAGACTTTGCGACTGAAAACGACGAGACCTTGCATTTGCTTACACCTCAGATGTTAGAGCTCTTGAACTGCGACGTCACAAACGGAGTGGATCAAGCATCCGCAGATGTTTCAGAAGTTGCTGGCAGAAAAGATGCCAATTCCGACTCTGCTGGGTCCTTGGCTTTCTTCGAAAATTCTGTCATTGAGCCGGCATTACGTTCCGACGTTGAGCCATTGGTTCCTGACGACGTGCCTCGCTCACGTAGAAGCGAGGCTGACTCGTGTTGCATGCTGCAAGTAATGGCTATTGTGAAGCAGGCCTTCTCCAATTCATCCAATTCATGTGAGAATTTAGACGCCATGGACATTTGCGGCACACCCGGAAGCAATGTTTTTGCTACCAACCAGCAAACCATCAACGTCATCGGCGAGGTTTTGAAGTGCTCATGCTCTCAGGATGGATTTATCCTCGTCATGATGTCTCTCATTATTCTCAGGGTACTTGGACAATACATCTCAGCAGCACGGCGGCCGCATCTCTGGTGCGGCAGATCCGGAGACAGTTTGGGGACTTACTCGCCCCTCAGTATGAGTGTTCATGCTTTCCTCGATAAAACACTTTCATGCCCCGCTGGCCCTGGAGAgccagacgaagatgatcCTGCGTACATGGCCGCGCAGAGGGTCCTAAGCGAACTGCCCTATGTTCAGCGTCTAGTAAACCAACTGTCAATAAAGCTACAGAACCAAGGCTTCAGTGCCAATATGGTGGGAGAGATTCAGATTTCAGAACTCGGCCAACAAGAAGACAAGGGCAACTCACTACCACTTCCTCTGGGGTTGTTTGACCAGCTCAACACTGATATACGGAGAAACCTCAAGTTCCTAGCAGGGGAGGTTATTGCTACCCTGCGGCGGGAGTAG